In Tistrella mobilis, the genomic window TCGCGGTACGGGCGGTCAGGCGGTCCAGGAAATCGTCATAGACGGCCTTCGCGACATAGACCTTGGACAGCGCCGAGCATTTCTGGCCCTGGAGGCCGAAGCCCGAGCGCGCCACGCCTTCCGCCGCCCGGTCCAGATCGGCGGTGGCCGTGACATAGGCGGGGTTCTTGCCGCCCATCTCCACGATCACCGGCCGGGCGAATCGCCTGCCGGCAAAGCGTCGATGGATCTCCATGCCCACGGCATGGCTGCCCGTGAAGGCGATGCCGTCGAGCCCCTTATCCGCGACCAGCGCCTCCCCGGTTTCGGCACCGCCGGGCAGGAAGGCGAGCACGCCGGCCGGCACGCCGGCCTTCAGGAAGGCCTGCACCAGGAGCGCACCCGTGAGTGCATTGATCTGTCCGGGCTTGTAGACCACGGCATTGCCGGTCACCAGGGCGGCCGAGATCATGTTGACCGAGAGCGCCACCGGGAAGTTGAACGGCGCGATCACGCCGAAGACGCCATAGGGCCGCAGCAGCGAGCTGCAGCTTTCCTCGGGTTTCGCACGGGGCAGCAGGCGCTCGTAGCCGAGGTTCCGCTCCATCTCGGCGGCGTAATAGCGGGCCAGGTCGGCCGCTTCCTCGGCCTCGCCCATCGCCTCCAGGCGCGACTTGCCGACTTCGAGCACCAGCAGCGGGCCCAGCCGCCATTTCATGTCGGCCAGAATGTCGCCGGCCCGGCGGATGATCGCGGCACGCTCCGGCCAGGGCAGGGCGGCCCAGGCGGGCTGCGCGGCCCGAGCGGTGGCGACGGCGCGGGCGACCGTCGCTGCATCGGCCTCTGCGACCCCGGCCAGAACCATGTCGCGGTCGATCGGGCTGCGGATGGTGGCTGTTACCGGTCCTG contains:
- a CDS encoding aldehyde dehydrogenase family protein → MSDIFDDTTLPRVTYSNTGTDFSPVHDRLDMLFPALEAGLGHETVLPLVDGQPVAGPVTATIRSPIDRDMVLAGVAEADAATVARAVATARAAQPAWAALPWPERAAIIRRAGDILADMKWRLGPLLVLEVGKSRLEAMGEAEEAADLARYYAAEMERNLGYERLLPRAKPEESCSSLLRPYGVFGVIAPFNFPVALSVNMISAALVTGNAVVYKPGQINALTGALLVQAFLKAGVPAGVLAFLPGGAETGEALVADKGLDGIAFTGSHAVGMEIHRRFAGRRFARPVIVEMGGKNPAYVTATADLDRAAEGVARSGFGLQGQKCSALSKVYVAKAVYDDFLDRLTARTATLTLGDPRRREVFMGPVIDERAAARQAAALDEARRDGRVIMGGERLGGGIYDRGCYLAPVVVDRLGPDHRLNSDELFLPFVSVQPFDDLAAAIADGNRVAYGLTAGCYAGRQAEIDLFLDRAEAGALYVNRASGATTGAWPGHQPFCGWKGSGGAGGKGGLGPWYLPQFMREQSRTVMLR